Proteins found in one Mesotoga infera genomic segment:
- a CDS encoding DUF1905 domain-containing protein, with product MNPKTYEFNAIIRKVPDIDGAYIEFPFDLRKEFGRGRLKVRAIFDGEPYDGSVVNMGMKNPDGTICYVIGVRKDIRTKIGKKPRESVKVTITEREQ from the coding sequence ATGAACCCGAAGACCTATGAGTTTAATGCCATTATCCGGAAAGTCCCCGACATAGACGGAGCTTACATAGAATTCCCTTTTGATTTAAGGAAGGAGTTCGGCAGGGGAAGGCTAAAAGTCCGCGCAATTTTCGACGGTGAACCATACGACGGAAGCGTTGTTAATATGGGCATGAAGAACCCCGACGGTACGATCTGCTATGTAATCGGTGTAAGGAAGGATATAAGGACCAAGATCGGAAAGAAACCCAGGGAGAGCGTTAAGGTAACGATAACGGAAAGGGAGCAGTGA